In Fusobacterium periodonticum ATCC 33693, a single genomic region encodes these proteins:
- the deoD gene encoding purine-nucleoside phosphorylase — MSVHIAAKNGEIADTVLLPGDPKRAKWIAENFLENAVCYTDIRGMLGFTGTYKGKRISVQGTGMGIPSMSIYITELMKDYGVKTLIRVGSAGSYQEDIKIRDIVVALSTSTDSNINNRRFKGASFAPTVNFDLLSKVLKTAEEKNIKIKAGNILTSDEFYNDDASYFKKWAEFGVLAVEMETAALYTLASKYKAKALSILTISDSLVSPEITSSEEREKTFNEMIELALETAIK; from the coding sequence ATGAGTGTACATATAGCAGCAAAAAATGGAGAAATTGCAGATACTGTATTATTGCCAGGTGATCCTAAAAGAGCAAAGTGGATAGCAGAAAACTTTTTAGAAAATGCAGTTTGCTATACAGATATTAGAGGAATGTTAGGTTTTACAGGAACTTATAAGGGAAAAAGAATTTCTGTTCAAGGGACAGGTATGGGTATACCTTCTATGTCTATTTACATAACTGAACTTATGAAGGATTATGGAGTTAAAACTTTAATAAGAGTTGGTTCAGCAGGTTCTTATCAAGAAGATATTAAAATTCGTGATATAGTTGTAGCACTGTCTACTTCAACAGATTCAAATATAAATAATAGAAGATTTAAGGGAGCTTCTTTTGCTCCTACAGTAAACTTTGATTTACTATCTAAAGTTTTAAAAACAGCTGAAGAAAAAAATATAAAGATAAAGGCTGGAAATATTTTAACGAGTGATGAGTTCTATAATGATGATGCTTCATATTTTAAAAAATGGGCTGAGTTTGGAGTTCTCGCTGTTGAGATGGAAACAGCAGCACTATATACTTTAGCAAGTAAATACAAGGCAAAGGCTCTTTCTATTTTAACTATTTCTGACTCTTTAGTTAGTCCAGAGATAACAAGTTCTGAAGAAAGAGAAAAAACATTTAATGAAATGATTGAGCTTGCACTAGAAACAGCAATAAAATAA
- a CDS encoding N-acetylmuramoyl-L-alanine amidase family protein — translation MKRIILILFILFSVSILAKEKYIICLDPGHQTKGNPELEEIAPNSDKKKAKVTTGTRGVVTKKYESELMLEIALKLKTSLENKGYKVIMTRTKNDVDISNKERAIFANDNKADVYIRLHADGSENKNAVGASVLTSSPKNKYTTKVQKESEEFSKILLEEYVKATGAKNRGLIYRDDLTGTNWATVPNTLIELGFMSNAEEDKKLSEKDYQDKIVKGLVNGIERYLGGK, via the coding sequence ATGAAAAGAATTATATTAATTTTATTTATACTTTTTTCTGTAAGTATTTTAGCAAAAGAAAAATATATTATATGCTTAGATCCTGGACATCAAACAAAAGGAAATCCTGAACTTGAAGAGATAGCACCTAATAGTGATAAGAAAAAGGCAAAGGTTACAACAGGAACTAGAGGAGTTGTTACAAAGAAATATGAATCTGAACTTATGTTAGAAATAGCTTTAAAATTAAAAACTAGCTTAGAAAATAAAGGTTATAAAGTTATAATGACTAGAACAAAAAATGATGTGGATATAAGTAATAAGGAAAGAGCTATATTTGCAAATGATAATAAAGCTGATGTCTATATAAGATTACATGCTGATGGTAGTGAAAATAAAAATGCTGTTGGTGCAAGTGTTTTAACTTCATCACCTAAAAATAAATATACAACAAAAGTTCAAAAGGAAAGTGAAGAATTTTCAAAGATATTGTTAGAAGAATATGTTAAGGCAACAGGTGCTAAGAATAGAGGTCTTATATATAGAGATGACTTAACAGGTACAAACTGGGCTACTGTACCTAATACTTTAATAGAGCTAGGATTCATGTCAAATGCTGAAGAAGATAAGAAATTATCTGAAAAAGATTATCAAGACAAAATAGTTAAAGGACTAGTGAATGGTATAGAAAGATACCTAGGGGGTAAATAA
- a CDS encoding cell division protein SepF yields MVADNNNVDIVFLKPSKFEDCVICAKYIKEDKIVNMNLSQLDDKDSRRVLDYVAGAIFITKADIVNVGNRIFCSVPVNKSFLNETDRESVRDYETEEEIIRG; encoded by the coding sequence ATGGTAGCAGATAATAATAATGTAGATATAGTTTTCCTAAAGCCTTCTAAATTTGAAGATTGTGTAATTTGTGCAAAATATATAAAGGAAGATAAGATAGTTAATATGAATTTAAGTCAATTAGATGACAAAGATTCAAGAAGAGTTTTAGACTATGTTGCTGGAGCAATTTTTATTACTAAAGCAGACATTGTTAATGTAGGTAATAGAATTTTTTGTTCAGTCCCTGTTAATAAAAGCTTTTTAAATGAAACTGATAGAGAAAGTGTTCGTGACTATGAAACTGAAGAAGAAATAATAAGAGGATAA
- a CDS encoding MotA/TolQ/ExbB proton channel family protein → MLHYLQVGGPILWVLTIISIAAFAVILERIAFFSRNEKAIGDTFKEEILSLVANKKIDEAKNLCASKKSCVAAAVKKFLEKAEKGMEVQDYEFILKEITIQETSPYESRLNLLASIISISPMLGLLGTVTGMIKAFTNISKYGAGDAAIVADGIAEALLTTAAGLMIAIPVIVVYNYLNRRLEKMENEIDDIVTNIINIFRR, encoded by the coding sequence ATGTTACATTATTTGCAAGTTGGAGGACCAATACTATGGGTATTAACTATTATTTCCATAGCTGCTTTTGCTGTTATATTGGAAAGAATAGCATTTTTTTCAAGGAATGAAAAGGCTATAGGGGATACTTTCAAAGAAGAAATTCTTTCTTTAGTAGCCAATAAGAAAATTGATGAAGCTAAAAATCTTTGTGCTTCTAAAAAAAGTTGTGTGGCTGCTGCTGTAAAAAAATTTTTAGAGAAAGCTGAAAAGGGTATGGAAGTTCAAGATTATGAGTTTATTTTAAAAGAAATTACTATTCAAGAAACTTCTCCTTATGAAAGTAGATTAAATCTTTTAGCAAGTATTATTAGTATTTCACCTATGCTAGGTCTACTAGGAACAGTTACAGGTATGATAAAAGCCTTTACAAACATTTCTAAGTATGGTGCAGGAGATGCTGCTATAGTTGCTGATGGTATCGCTGAAGCTCTTTTAACAACTGCTGCAGGACTTATGATAGCTATTCCAGTTATTGTTGTTTATAACTACTTAAATAGAAGATTGGAAAAAATGGAAAATGAAATAGACGATATTGTCACAAACATAATAAATATATTTAGGAGATAA
- a CDS encoding ExbD/TolR family protein — translation MSKYKKSRESAKLDLTPLIDVVFLLIIFFMVTTTFNNFGSVQIDLPSSTIQQTDKTKSIEIIIDKDGNYHISEDGKITQIQFSEIDSYLKTAKEATVSADKNLKYQVIMDVITKIKENGVDNLGLSFYE, via the coding sequence ATGAGCAAATACAAAAAAAGTAGAGAATCGGCTAAATTAGATTTGACTCCTCTTATAGATGTTGTATTTCTTTTAATTATATTCTTCATGGTAACAACAACATTTAATAACTTTGGTTCAGTTCAAATAGATTTACCTAGCTCTACTATACAACAGACTGATAAAACTAAAAGTATTGAAATTATAATAGATAAAGATGGAAACTATCATATATCTGAAGATGGGAAAATTACTCAAATTCAATTTTCAGAAATAGATTCTTACTTAAAAACTGCTAAAGAAGCTACCGTTTCAGCAGATAAAAATTTAAAATATCAAGTGATTATGGACGTTATAACTAAGATAAAAGAAAATGGTGTGGATAATTTAGGATTAAGTTTCTATGAATAG
- a CDS encoding energy transducer TonB family protein encodes MKKYILISLIVHLAILFLFATIKTEEVEKEKLVKNEVVPIAFVAKQTSDNPGGKTLDTHEREKPKQESPKTEPKIEKKVEKKIEEKKPEEKPVEKKVEKTEEKKIESNIPSKEDTSHSDNSSKSSSESSSTSSSDKSSNHSSEGGSPNGSSSGEDLGSNFIADGDGTYIALTSEGINYQIINEVEPDYPSQAESIGYSNQVKVTVKFLVGLKGNVEKAEIIKSHKDLGFDAEVMKAIKKWKFKPIFHKGKNIKVYFTKTFVFEPQ; translated from the coding sequence ATGAAAAAATATATTCTTATATCCCTTATAGTGCATTTAGCTATATTATTTCTTTTTGCTACTATCAAAACTGAAGAAGTTGAAAAAGAAAAATTAGTTAAAAATGAAGTTGTTCCCATTGCTTTTGTTGCAAAACAAACTTCAGATAATCCTGGTGGAAAAACTCTTGATACTCATGAAAGAGAAAAGCCTAAACAAGAAAGTCCTAAGACTGAGCCTAAGATTGAGAAAAAAGTTGAAAAAAAGATAGAAGAGAAGAAGCCTGAAGAAAAACCTGTTGAAAAGAAGGTTGAAAAAACAGAAGAAAAGAAAATTGAAAGCAATATTCCTAGTAAAGAAGATACAAGTCATTCTGACAATTCTTCTAAGAGTAGTTCAGAAAGCTCTAGTACAAGTTCTTCTGATAAAAGCTCTAACCATAGCAGTGAAGGTGGCTCTCCTAATGGAAGCTCTTCAGGAGAAGATTTAGGGTCAAACTTTATTGCAGATGGAGATGGAACTTATATAGCTCTTACTTCTGAAGGAATAAACTATCAAATAATTAATGAAGTTGAACCTGATTATCCTTCACAAGCTGAATCTATAGGATATTCAAACCAAGTAAAAGTAACTGTTAAATTCTTGGTAGGCTTAAAAGGTAATGTTGAAAAGGCTGAAATAATAAAATCTCATAAGGATTTGGGCTTTGATGCTGAAGTTATGAAAGCTATTAAGAAATGGAAATTTAAACCTATATTCCATAAGGGAAAAAATATAAAGGTTTATTTTACAAAAACATTTGTATTTGAACCACAATAA
- a CDS encoding ABC transporter ATP-binding protein, translating to MKQKSNFTFLLSYAKNEKYKLYLSAFLSVCSSILMVVPYILIYNIILELLKIDLDYNRIKKLAIYTAILIVVRLVLFILSGVFSHVAAFNILYNIRMQAVKHLGNINLGYFREKNIGEIKKAINEDVEKLENFLAHQIPDLAAAITTPIVILVFLFFLEWRITIFLIIPIILAILTQFAMFKGYGKRLDNYNSLLQRLTSTITQYIKGMNVFKAFNLTAHSFKKYIDINNEYTENWHEMTDDYRAPYGIFLAVVDSALIFVIPSGGYLYLTDKINISTFLIFLLLSYTFLSSFKILMQFAGTFSFVLAGANNVRSIIEFPIQNDGKNLKNINFKENISFNDVTFSYDKNDVLKNINLILKANTITALVGPSGSGKTTIAYLLGRFWDIQKGSIKIGNIDIKDIDINYLLSNISYVFQDIFILTDTIFENIKMGLDKTKEEVYKAAKDAEIHEFIMSLPNGYDTIIGDGYIKLSGGEKQRISIARCLLKNSPIVVLDEITAYSDIENEAKIQNAIRNLLKDKTAIIIAHRLYTIKDVDNIVVLNEGKIVESGKHQDLITKENGLYKHLWEVK from the coding sequence ATGAAACAAAAGAGTAATTTTACTTTTCTTCTTTCTTATGCAAAAAATGAAAAATATAAATTATATCTTTCAGCTTTTTTGAGTGTATGTAGTTCAATACTTATGGTTGTCCCTTATATACTTATATATAATATTATTTTAGAGCTATTAAAAATAGACTTAGACTATAATAGAATTAAAAAACTGGCTATTTATACAGCAATTTTAATAGTTGTGAGATTAGTATTATTTATATTATCAGGAGTATTTTCACATGTGGCAGCATTTAATATACTTTATAATATTAGAATGCAGGCAGTGAAACATTTAGGAAATATTAATTTAGGATATTTTAGAGAAAAAAATATTGGTGAAATTAAAAAAGCTATAAATGAAGATGTTGAAAAATTAGAAAATTTTTTAGCACACCAAATTCCAGATTTAGCAGCAGCAATAACAACTCCAATAGTTATATTAGTATTTTTATTTTTTTTAGAGTGGAGAATAACAATATTTTTAATTATTCCTATAATACTTGCTATTTTAACTCAATTTGCTATGTTTAAAGGTTATGGTAAGCGTTTAGATAACTATAATTCTCTACTTCAAAGATTAACTTCAACAATAACTCAGTATATAAAGGGAATGAATGTGTTTAAAGCCTTTAACTTAACAGCACATTCTTTTAAAAAATATATTGATATAAATAATGAATATACAGAAAATTGGCATGAAATGACAGATGATTACAGAGCACCTTATGGAATATTTTTAGCAGTTGTAGATTCAGCATTAATTTTTGTTATTCCAAGTGGAGGCTATTTGTATTTAACTGACAAAATTAATATTTCTACATTTTTAATATTTTTACTTTTAAGTTATACATTCCTGAGTTCATTCAAAATATTAATGCAATTTGCTGGAACTTTTTCTTTTGTTTTAGCAGGAGCAAATAATGTTAGAAGTATAATTGAATTTCCTATTCAAAATGACGGAAAAAATTTAAAAAATATTAATTTTAAAGAAAATATTTCATTTAATGATGTAACTTTTTCTTATGATAAAAATGATGTTTTAAAGAATATTAACTTAATTTTAAAAGCTAATACAATAACTGCACTTGTTGGACCATCAGGCTCTGGAAAGACAACTATTGCTTATTTATTGGGTAGATTTTGGGATATTCAAAAAGGAAGTATAAAAATTGGAAATATTGATATAAAGGATATAGATATAAATTATTTATTATCCAATATTTCCTATGTATTCCAAGATATTTTTATATTGACAGATACAATTTTTGAAAATATCAAAATGGGACTTGATAAAACAAAAGAAGAGGTGTATAAGGCTGCAAAAGATGCTGAAATTCATGAATTTATTATGAGCTTGCCAAATGGCTATGATACTATTATTGGAGATGGCTATATAAAATTAAGTGGTGGAGAAAAACAAAGAATTTCAATAGCAAGGTGTCTGCTTAAAAATAGCCCAATAGTTGTTTTAGATGAAATAACTGCTTATTCTGATATAGAAAATGAAGCTAAAATTCAAAATGCTATTAGAAATTTATTAAAAGATAAAACAGCTATTATAATAGCTCACAGATTGTATACTATAAAAGATGTTGATAATATTGTTGTTCTAAATGAAGGAAAAATTGTAGAAAGTGGAAAACACCAAGATTTAATCACAAAAGAAAATGGTTTATATAAACATCTTTGGGAGGTGAAATAA
- a CDS encoding ABC transporter ATP-binding protein encodes MLNNLKILLDKDYTPVKKATCYQLLDILFNMIIYTILFLTIYSLIEKSFTMNKIYCYSGLLLIALIFKSYFGGWAMVKMQKTGSTASKDLRIAMGDHVKKLNLGYFNSHNLGYLINILTMDITDFEQAVTHNIPDLLKVLVLSIYLLLITFFINFKLAIIQIVVVLLTIPILKVGGEKLEKIGVEKKSVSAKLISTIIEYISGIEVFKSFGVIGDKFERLEKGFRDLKKYSIKLELTAVPYVLLFQVIIDLLFPILLLLAVRFFMNGELEAKMLVGFIVLSLTLTNVIRNFSASYSVTRYLFVSVAKISDTLNYPTISYKDEDFNFSNYDISFENVDFSYTEDRKVLKDINFIAKNNEITALVGKSGSGKSTVMSLIARFWDTTKGSIKIGGKDIKEVNPDSLLKNISMVFQDVYLINDTIYENIRIGNLNASEEEIMNAAKIANCHDFISKLPKGYDTYIGEEGSTLSGGEKQRISIARALLKNSPIILLDEATASLDADSEHEIKMAINELIKDKTVIIIAHRLNTIKDANKIIVMDNGKIIESGNHEKLMNDRGAYYSMFTAMEKAKEFSI; translated from the coding sequence ATGTTAAATAATTTAAAAATATTATTAGATAAAGATTACACTCCTGTAAAAAAAGCTACTTGTTATCAGTTATTAGATATTTTATTTAATATGATAATTTATACTATTTTATTTTTAACAATATATTCACTGATAGAAAAATCTTTTACTATGAATAAAATCTATTGCTATTCTGGACTTTTGCTTATAGCTCTTATTTTTAAAAGTTATTTTGGTGGTTGGGCTATGGTTAAAATGCAAAAAACAGGAAGTACAGCTTCAAAAGATTTAAGAATAGCAATGGGAGACCATGTTAAAAAATTAAATTTAGGTTATTTTAATAGCCATAATTTAGGATATTTAATTAATATATTAACTATGGATATAACAGATTTTGAACAAGCTGTAACTCATAATATTCCTGATTTATTAAAGGTTTTAGTTTTGAGTATTTATTTGTTACTTATAACTTTCTTTATAAATTTTAAACTTGCTATAATTCAAATTGTTGTTGTGTTATTGACTATACCTATTCTTAAAGTTGGTGGAGAAAAATTGGAAAAGATTGGGGTAGAAAAGAAAAGTGTTTCTGCTAAATTAATTTCAACTATTATAGAATATATAAGCGGTATAGAAGTTTTTAAAAGTTTTGGGGTTATAGGAGATAAATTTGAAAGATTAGAAAAAGGGTTTAGAGATTTAAAGAAATATTCTATAAAACTTGAACTTACTGCTGTTCCTTATGTTTTACTTTTTCAAGTGATTATTGATTTGTTATTCCCTATTCTTTTATTATTAGCAGTTAGATTTTTTATGAATGGAGAATTGGAAGCTAAAATGTTAGTAGGCTTTATAGTTTTAAGTTTGACACTTACTAATGTTATAAGAAATTTTTCAGCTAGTTATTCTGTAACAAGATATTTATTTGTTTCAGTTGCTAAAATTTCTGATACTCTAAATTATCCAACTATTTCTTATAAGGATGAAGATTTTAATTTTTCAAACTATGATATAAGTTTTGAAAATGTAGACTTTTCCTATACAGAAGATAGAAAAGTTTTAAAAGATATCAATTTTATAGCAAAGAATAATGAAATTACTGCCTTAGTTGGAAAGTCTGGTTCTGGAAAATCAACTGTTATGAGTTTGATAGCAAGATTTTGGGATACAACAAAGGGAAGTATAAAAATTGGAGGAAAAGATATAAAAGAAGTTAATCCTGATTCACTTTTAAAAAATATAAGTATGGTATTTCAAGATGTTTATTTAATTAATGATACTATCTATGAAAATATTAGAATAGGTAATTTAAATGCTAGTGAGGAAGAAATTATGAATGCTGCAAAAATAGCAAACTGTCATGATTTTATTTCTAAATTGCCTAAGGGTTATGATACTTACATAGGTGAAGAGGGAAGTACACTATCAGGTGGAGAAAAACAAAGAATTTCAATAGCAAGAGCATTATTAAAAAATTCTCCAATTATATTATTAGATGAAGCTACTGCCTCTCTTGATGCTGATAGTGAGCATGAAATAAAAATGGCTATAAATGAATTGATAAAAGATAAGACTGTTATAATTATTGCTCATAGATTGAATACTATAAAAGATGCAAATAAAATAATAGTTATGGATAATGGAAAAATTATTGAAAGTGGTAATCATGAAAAATTAATGAATGATAGAGGAGCTTATTATTCAATGTTTACTGCTATGGAAAAAGCAAAAGAATTTAGTATATAA
- a CDS encoding NAD(P)H-dependent glycerol-3-phosphate dehydrogenase, whose amino-acid sequence MAKISVIGSGGWGIALTILLHKNGHELTVWSFDKKEAEELKITRENKAKLANILLPEDIVVTDDLKEAVTDKDILVLAVPSKAVRSVSKSLKDIVKDKQIIVNVAKGLEEDTLATMTDIIEEELKGKNPQVAVLSGPSHAEEVGKGIPTTCVVSAHNKELTLYLQNIFMNPAFRVYTSPDMLGVEIGGALKNVIALAAGIADGLNYGDNTKAALITRGIKEIASLGVAMGGEQSTFYGLTGLGDLIVTCASMHSRNRRAGILLGQGKTLDEAIKEVNMVVEGVYSAKSALMAARKYNVEIPIIEQVNAVLFENKNAAEAVNELMIRDKKLEIQSW is encoded by the coding sequence ATGGCAAAGATATCAGTTATTGGTTCAGGTGGATGGGGAATAGCCCTGACTATTCTACTACATAAAAATGGACATGAATTAACAGTTTGGTCTTTTGACAAGAAAGAAGCTGAGGAATTAAAAATAACTAGAGAAAATAAAGCTAAATTAGCTAATATATTACTTCCTGAGGATATAGTAGTGACTGATGATTTAAAAGAAGCAGTGACAGATAAAGATATTTTAGTCCTAGCTGTTCCTTCAAAGGCAGTAAGATCTGTTTCAAAATCTTTAAAAGATATTGTTAAAGATAAGCAAATTATAGTCAATGTTGCAAAAGGACTAGAAGAAGATACTTTAGCAACTATGACAGACATCATAGAAGAAGAATTGAAAGGTAAAAATCCACAGGTTGCTGTTCTATCAGGTCCAAGCCATGCTGAAGAAGTAGGTAAGGGTATACCAACTACTTGTGTTGTATCAGCTCATAATAAGGAGCTGACACTATATTTACAAAATATCTTTATGAATCCTGCCTTTAGAGTATATACAAGCCCTGATATGCTTGGAGTGGAAATAGGAGGGGCTTTAAAAAATGTTATTGCCCTTGCAGCTGGGATAGCTGATGGACTTAATTATGGAGACAATACAAAGGCTGCCCTTATAACTCGTGGCATAAAAGAAATTGCTTCTTTAGGTGTTGCAATGGGTGGAGAGCAATCTACTTTCTATGGTCTTACAGGTTTAGGAGACTTAATAGTAACTTGTGCAAGTATGCACAGTAGAAATAGAAGAGCAGGTATTTTACTAGGACAGGGTAAAACTTTAGACGAGGCTATAAAAGAGGTTAATATGGTTGTTGAAGGTGTATATAGTGCAAAATCTGCTTTAATGGCTGCTAGAAAATACAATGTAGAAATTCCTATAATAGAGCAAGTAAATGCTGTTTTATTTGAAAATAAAAATGCTGCTGAAGCAGTTAATGAACTTATGATAAGAGATAAAAAATTAGAAATTCAATCTTGGTAA
- a CDS encoding tRNA1(Val) (adenine(37)-N6)-methyltransferase, which yields MLKDDEIIEELDKKHKIIQKKTGYKYAEDTILLFNYLNKSLSKRNIKLLDIGTGNGVLPILLSDNAMIEEIVGIDIQNENIQRANKALELNKIEKNINFTSLDVKEYKNANYFDVVISNPPYMEDNGKKINENEHKALSRHEIKLNLEEFIQNAKRLLKPIGTLYFIHRTHRLVEIIKTLDENKFSIKKITFIFSKNNTSNMMIIEALKGKKIKLEIENYYV from the coding sequence ATGCTAAAAGATGATGAAATTATTGAAGAATTAGATAAGAAACATAAAATTATTCAAAAAAAAACTGGCTATAAATATGCTGAAGATACTATATTGCTTTTTAATTATTTAAATAAATCTCTGTCTAAAAGAAATATTAAGTTATTAGATATAGGAACTGGAAATGGTGTACTTCCTATACTTTTATCTGATAATGCTATGATAGAAGAGATTGTTGGAATTGATATACAAAATGAAAATATTCAAAGAGCCAATAAGGCTTTAGAATTAAACAAAATAGAAAAAAATATTAATTTCACTTCTTTAGATGTTAAGGAATATAAAAATGCAAATTATTTTGATGTGGTAATCTCAAATCCACCATATATGGAGGATAATGGCAAAAAGATAAATGAGAATGAGCATAAAGCCCTATCAAGACATGAGATAAAACTTAATTTAGAAGAGTTTATTCAAAATGCTAAAAGACTTTTAAAACCCATAGGAACTTTGTATTTTATACATAGAACTCATAGATTAGTTGAGATAATAAAAACTTTAGATGAAAATAAATTTTCTATAAAAAAGATAACTTTTATTTTCTCAAAGAATAATACATCAAATATGATGATAATTGAAGCATTAAAAGGTAAAAAAATAAAATTAGAAATTGAAAATTATTATGTATAA
- a CDS encoding PSP1 domain-containing protein → MENNIIDENIQVVSTDPERIHKVLIVTFETTKKRYYFEVLGDETYKKNDKVIVETIRGTELGIASNSPLPMKEKDLVLPIKPVLKLASEKEIEIYNKQRKEADEAFVACKEKIRKHQLEMKLITCEYTFDKSKLIFYFTANGRIDFRELVKDLAVMFKTRIELRQIGVRDEARILGNIGPCGKELCCKTFINKFDSVSVKMARDQGLVINPTKISGVCGRLLCCINYEYSQYEEALKNFPAVNQLVKTELGEGKVVSISPLNNFLYVDVKDKGISRFSIDDIKFNRKEASILKSMKTQEELENKILEKE, encoded by the coding sequence ATGGAGAATAATATTATAGATGAAAATATACAGGTTGTAAGTACGGACCCAGAGAGAATTCACAAGGTTTTAATAGTAACTTTTGAAACAACAAAAAAGAGATACTATTTTGAAGTATTGGGAGATGAAACATACAAAAAAAATGACAAGGTTATTGTTGAAACTATAAGAGGAACTGAGTTAGGAATAGCTTCTAACAGTCCCTTACCAATGAAAGAAAAAGATTTAGTTTTACCTATAAAACCAGTTTTAAAGCTAGCAAGTGAGAAAGAAATTGAAATCTATAACAAGCAAAGAAAAGAAGCAGATGAAGCTTTTGTAGCTTGTAAGGAAAAAATTAGAAAACATCAACTTGAAATGAAGTTGATCACTTGTGAATATACTTTTGATAAATCAAAGTTGATATTCTATTTTACAGCAAATGGAAGAATAGATTTCAGAGAACTTGTAAAAGATTTAGCAGTGATGTTTAAAACAAGAATAGAGTTAAGACAAATTGGTGTAAGAGATGAAGCTAGAATTTTAGGAAATATTGGTCCTTGTGGAAAAGAATTATGTTGTAAAACTTTTATAAATAAGTTTGATTCTGTTTCCGTTAAAATGGCAAGAGACCAAGGACTTGTTATAAATCCTACTAAGATATCGGGAGTATGTGGAAGATTACTATGTTGTATAAACTATGAATACAGCCAATATGAAGAGGCACTTAAAAACTTCCCAGCGGTAAATCAATTAGTAAAAACTGAATTAGGTGAAGGGAAAGTTGTTAGTATAAGTCCATTAAATAACTTCCTATATGTAGATGTTAAAGATAAGGGTATCTCAAGATTTTCAATAGATGATATAAAATTCAATAGAAAAGAAGCCAGTATCTTAAAGAGTATGAAAACACAAGAAGAACTTGAAAATAAAATTTTAGAGAAAGAATAA
- the radC gene encoding RadC family protein, protein MAEEEKTKNNAKGHRERVRKKFLENGFNGLEDYEVLELLLFYVIPRRDTKAIAKELMAKFKTLANVLKADNKELKTINGLGDVAITFLKMMGALPEKIYEDKLKNEKIIKDDTNKITNKEILLNFLRNKIGYENVEKFYVIYLSSSNEVLAFEESSSGTLDRSSIYPREIYKRVIMENAKSIIIAHNHPSGNISPSKCDIDITNEIAKGLKNFGALLIEHIIITRDSYFSFLEEGLI, encoded by the coding sequence ATGGCAGAAGAAGAAAAAACTAAGAATAATGCAAAAGGACACAGAGAAAGAGTTAGAAAGAAATTTCTTGAAAATGGCTTTAATGGTTTAGAAGATTATGAGGTTTTAGAGTTGTTGCTTTTCTATGTTATTCCAAGAAGGGATACTAAAGCTATAGCTAAGGAACTGATGGCTAAATTTAAAACTTTAGCCAATGTACTTAAAGCAGATAATAAAGAGTTGAAAACTATCAATGGTTTAGGAGATGTTGCTATAACATTCCTGAAAATGATGGGAGCTTTGCCAGAAAAAATATATGAAGATAAATTAAAAAATGAAAAAATTATAAAGGATGATACAAATAAAATAACGAATAAAGAAATTTTACTAAATTTTTTAAGAAATAAAATAGGATATGAAAATGTAGAAAAATTTTATGTTATCTATCTTTCAAGCTCAAATGAGGTATTAGCTTTTGAAGAAAGTTCATCAGGAACTTTAGATAGAAGCTCAATTTATCCAAGAGAAATATATAAAAGGGTAATAATGGAAAATGCTAAGTCAATAATTATAGCTCATAATCACCCTTCAGGAAATATTTCTCCTTCAAAGTGCGATATAGATATAACTAATGAGATAGCAAAAGGGCTTAAAAATTTTGGAGCTTTATTGATAGAACATATAATAATAACAAGAGATTCCTACTTTAGTTTTTTAGAAGAAGGATTGATATAG